In the genome of Haliaeetus albicilla chromosome W, bHalAlb1.1, whole genome shotgun sequence, the window ACTGTGTCAAGTcatggctgctgctttttcatggTCCTCTGCAGGGTGCACAAGTTGATCTATGTGTTTAGTCAGTGTTTCAAGCTATTAAGCACTTAGATTTCTGTTTGGATGGCTGTACTAGAGCAAATGTCAGGTATGTTTATTGTCCTCAAACCACAGTGGCATTTAAAtgcaagtagaaaaaaaaatttgaggaTGACAGTTACTGATATTGAAGGGGAAGGGAGTAAATAACAGATATTTACCTCCATTATTTTGTGCTACCTAAGCAGAACCCAGATCAAGAAAGGAAACTAGACTGTTTATGCTAATTTAAATACAACTGTAGAATGTGTTAGCAAGTCTTGTTTTTCTAATTCTACCATATCACCAGGTGATAACATCACAGAAATATCCAGTGGGTTTATGCCTCTGCCACCAAAGGAGATACACTTACCTTGCATCTAAAGGGTTTAACATCAGAGTGAACAATCATGTGAGCCTTGAGAGTCTGCTTTTGCACAAAGCTCTTGAAGCACAAATGGCATTGATAGGCTCTGATATTGGTGTGGATCAGGACATGTCGCTTCATGTTGGCCAGCAGAGTAAATTCCCGGCCACAAATTCCACATTTGTGCTCTTTCACAccctgtaagaaaagaaaaaaatcagaaaattctGTAGATGGGGTATTTTCTAGATAACTTCATCTTCAGTACAGCAATATATTAATTATTCATTCTTCAATAGCAAAGCAggtaataaattattttgcttttaacatAATTTACTAAAGTAACAGATacttatgtattttttcttggCAAATTCTTACAAGAACTGagaagcagagagggaaaacaaaatgtaagcttaatgaaataatgaattttgTTTCCATCAGTAAGTTTACAAATCAGTGAGACATAGTAGCAGAGCTTCTCTGTTCTACTCTGCTGCTTATGTAAAATATTGGTCAAATGTGTACACTTATTGAGCAACAATAAAAGCTAACCAGTTAAGAGACTAAAGTAGTGCCTGCCTATGGTAATTGAGTGTCATTAGCTTCTAAAAAAAGACCTGTCCCTCTTTTGAAGAAAGCTatagaaaataatctgaaataacCAAGAAGTATTCAAGCAATGCCACCAAATAAGGATGTACATGTTACattcaaggaagagaaaaaactaTTTACTCTTAGTAGGACTTGCACTAACTCTAATAGAGTGAGCCCATTTTATCTGGTGTTTACAGAGCATTTCTCGCACCCTATATGCCAATTTACTAATGCATAATTCAATATTCTTGGTCACACCATGTGGTCTAACTGCCAGCTCCTCAAAAAGTCATTTAGATCCTATGTAAATCAATGAATTTACCACTAAACACTTTCAGAGTTTGAGTATAACTTGCTGAAGGTAATGAGGATTTACTAGTGAAGTGCCAAGAGCAATTACTCCTCCTGCAGGCCCCCATTACAAAGATGACTTGAAACAATCTCTACTTTTGTACCAATAAGTGGTTTTCATAGTTAATTGCAAAGCTAAAACTGTGAACACCAACAGCAACTGTTTATCTGATGTGAGGCTACATTTGGGCAGCTAAGTACTGTTAATTATGttcacagctgcagctgtggaCAAAGAAGCAGAAGCTCTCTAAAGGCTCAAGGGCATTGCATTTCCTATGACAAAAAATTATCGAGTATTGAATTAGTAGAATTTTGTTTGGTAAATCCAAAGGCCAGGGAATTTccagaaagagcagaaattaTAATAGTGTAGTAGGGAAGAACAAGCAAATGTGGAAGTAGAgatggttgttttttaaaagaaaatctgtctATTAGACTAAAATGCTGtagctttccatttttcatataaaagcCAAAACTCAagtgtcaaaggaaaaaaatatgcaagacTGGAAgcaaatttttataaaatgtgtGGATTTTTTGACTTGTCTTAATAACATTGTTGTAAAGGTGGATAAACTAATTTCAGATATTGTTGAATGGAACACTTCttatatttttcctattttttaaagtgatccTTTTGGATGTGTTCCAAAGCCTGCTCCTAGTCTGACTGACACTGCTGTCATTACTGACAGCAGTGGCAAGACTGCCACTTGATACAAATTGCCTGGGATTATGGTCCTGCTTGTCCACTTTTATTAACTGGCATTCTGGATAACTTATGCACAAAAGGGAATTTTTcttaggttgttttttttttccctaaatgtCTCATTGTAATGATTCTTCAAATTCTGATGAgtaataatatattttcttttgctgcataCATACAGCCTACTGCATAGCCACCTACTTCCCAGTTAAGGGAAGCAAAGCAATAGATCTGTTTTTCAGTagaaaatttctgttaaaatttcAGGGGGGTTAGACAGCTCcacaaaattatattattttacagAAGGTCATTCTGAAGATAAAACCCAGAAACAGAGAGATGTGAATACAATTTTGGGAAGTAATACAGGTGTTTAAATTTAACTCCTGTTTatagcaaaacatttttgcatgtACTTTCTTAAGACTGACAGAGACATCTGGCTTCTAGTAttgccagtgctgctggggcttTTGCTCTGCATAAAATTCCCCCACTGGCAAAGGGCCAGCATGAGGCTCTATAGACTGATTACCTTCTTTCCAAGGAGGTACATGTATCTAGTAGTCTGTAATCCTTGTGCTACCTTCTGATGTAAGGTGACAGTGCAACTCATGATGGCTTACCTTGTGAGTTAGGGAGTGTTGTTTGAGATGGTGAGGCTGCACAAACTCCATGCCACATTCAGTGCAGATATATGGACGGATGTCTTTGTGCTTCATCATGTGGTTTTGCAGCTGACTCGGGTACTGGAAGGTCTTATCGCATTCAGTGCAATTGTACTGTATGGGGCCACGGTGGGTTGTTAAGTGTCTTTTCAGCTGGGCCAAGGTTGGGAAGTCCAGACCACACTCCACGCAAATGTTCTCTCGGCCATTCTCGTGCTTAGACTCGTGTGCTTTCAGCTCACTGGGATAGGCAAAACCTCTGCCACAGATCCTGCAGTTGTAAGGCTTGATGTCACTGTGTTGCATCATGTGTCTCTTAAGATGACTGGTTTGAGTGAAAGCCTTGTGGCACACCTGGCACTTATGTGGCCTAGTGCCCTGGTGTGTCAACATATGCGTGTGCAAGTGGCTCAGCTGCTTGAAAAGTTTGCCACATCGGATGCAAGCATGTGGCTTAATGCCACTGTGCCCCAAGATATGGGTGACCAAATTGTACTTGGATGTATAGGACTTCTCACACATGGGACATTGCCAGCGTTTCTGTTCACCCCCCACATCAACATAGTAGCTGTCGTCTATCTGAAGGTTGACATCTACTCTTTCcactttctgtttattttcaccACATCCTCTTACTTCAGCCCTCCTGAAGGGTGGCTCTGGAGGCCTTTTCATTTGAAAGGGGTTCCTGAAATGAAAGTTTGGGGGCacaataaaaggaaacattaagCCAGGATGGACTTTAGGATAATAAGGGTAAAGAGCCTGCATGAATGCTGGGCTACTGGGCCATGCCATCTTAGGCTTCACTGGTTCTTGCTTAATGGGCTTGGCTCCAAAGTGCTCCAGAGTTCTGTAGAACTGAAAACCAAAGTTGCAGAGGTCGATCATCTGAGAACTGTATTTGGGCTGTGCTGGCTGTTGAAACACCATGGGGAGACTGGAAGGGCCTATATCATTGTGATCTTCAGGTCTGTCTGGTGGTGATGAGGAACCCTCAAGAGTGATAGAAGGTGGAATTTTTGTTGGCATGCTCTTGCGTTTCCGAGACCCTCCTTCCAAGGACCCCTGGAAAGTTTCCATGTCTCCAAGAGGAGGATGGCCATAGTGGAAATGTGAGAGGTGTGGTCTGAATTCTTCACCAAATGGAGTCATTCTTTGTGGCTTTGTAACAGGGCTCAgcggctgcaggcagcaggaaaagggagaggCTCGTGTACTGTCCACATTAAAACTCGTTTCTTCATTCTtcatcatatttaattttttctgtgttgccCAAAttccttaaaacaaacaaacaaaaaaacccaaatatgtttttttcttcctgttctcctGGGGTTAACATTTTATTGTCTAGTT includes:
- the LOC138683370 gene encoding zinc finger protein 366-like; the protein is MMKNEETSFNVDSTRASPFSCCLQPLSPVTKPQRMTPFGEEFRPHLSHFHYGHPPLGDMETFQGSLEGGSRKRKSMPTKIPPSITLEGSSSPPDRPEDHNDIGPSSLPMVFQQPAQPKYSSQMIDLCNFGFQFYRTLEHFGAKPIKQEPVKPKMAWPSSPAFMQALYPYYPKVHPGLMFPFIVPPNFHFRNPFQMKRPPEPPFRRAEVRGCGENKQKVERVDVNLQIDDSYYVDVGGEQKRWQCPMCEKSYTSKYNLVTHILGHSGIKPHACIRCGKLFKQLSHLHTHMLTHQGTRPHKCQVCHKAFTQTSHLKRHMMQHSDIKPYNCRICGRGFAYPSELKAHESKHENGRENICVECGLDFPTLAQLKRHLTTHRGPIQYNCTECDKTFQYPSQLQNHMMKHKDIRPYICTECGMEFVQPHHLKQHSLTHKGVKEHKCGICGREFTLLANMKRHVLIHTNIRAYQCHLCFKSFVQKQTLKAHMIVHSDVKPFRCKLCGKEFNRMHNLMGHMHLHSDSKPFKCLYCPSKFTLKGNLTRHMKVKHSIMERGFHSQGFRRRISLSQTDVLRSLEQEEPFDLSQKSQGKGISFHLDGKSAKGSSCQEEKDNCYETKHYSPGMYHHDNKLYVAQDLSGKPECMMNCNEKEEILSEGGLEKRIGNSDKQESQGERDLVNNKEHLSFRSFEKARLSHSLSDYLYFKHSNKSLKELLERKMEKQTMLIGI